In Fimbriimonadaceae bacterium, the genomic window CCAGCAGGTCTTCATTCTGGAGAAGTAATTGGCCGGGCTAAAATTGCCCGATTCGAAAACTAACCACGTGCGAAACTCTTCCGATGACCCGGAAGAGTTTCGCGCTACTTTGGGCGAACACCTCGACGAGCTTCGAGCGCGACTAATCCGAAGTGTTGTTCTCATCGCTGCCGGCTTGGTGGCGGGTTGGTTTCTGCAGCCTTACGTTTACGAGCGGCTCAGCCATCTGGCCCGCGACAGCTTCACCCTGCCCCAAGGCGTGGAGTACAAGGAGGCGTTCAAATCCATTACCGAGCCCTTCATGCTGAAGCTGAAGGTAGCGTTCTATATCGGCCTGGTGATCGTGTTTCCCTTCGTGGTAACCCAGGTTTGGGGCTTTATCGAACCGGGCCTCAAACCCCATGAACGCAAACCCTTGAGGCGCTTGGCCCCGATCAGCGTGCTCCTCTTCCTATTGGGAGCGTTCTTCTGCTGGCTCATTCTCCCCAGCGCGTTGAACTGGTTCATCGGCTACGTGGTCGAGTTCCAAGGGGTCGAGATTATCCAGGAGCCAGGAAACCTCGTCTTCTTCATTCTCAAAATGCTGCTTGCTTTCGGTATCGGCTTCCAACTGCCGGTTGTCGTGTTCTTCCTGGCCAAGGTTGGCATCCTTGGAACCGGCACCTTAACCCGATATTGGCGGCAGGCAACCGTGATTCTCTTCTTTGGATCGGCGATGCTGACGCCCAGCAACGACCTTTTCAGTATGCTGATGATGGCAGTACCCCTCACGATCCTCTTCTTCCTGAGCATCTGGGCGGTGAAGCTGACCAGCCGGGGATCGATCGAATCTGCGGACTGACGCTCTTGAACCGAACCTAATCCTGCCCGAACGCGAGCCAGTCCTTGCGCCGATCCCAACGTTTCTCAACAAGCGCATACGTGATCGTATGCTCGCAGCCGGATTTGGATCGCTTTACGCGCATCAGGCCGAAGCCCTGAACCACATTGGAGCAAACCGGAATGTGGTTCTTGCCACCGGAACTGGGAGCGGCAAGTCACTCGTGTTCTGGTCGGCCGCCTCCCACCACATCGTCCAGGAGCCGATGGCCCGCGTCTTGGCCATCTTTCCGACTAAAGCGCTCGCTCAGGACCAAGTCCAACAATTCGAGTCCTGGATTCCTCCCGAATTCGCGCGCATCGGCATCCTCGATGCCGACACGAAGCGCAGCCACCGGGCCGTGATCCGCCAGTCATCCCACGTGATCGCCACCAATCCCGACATGCTGCACGTTGGCATCCTGCCGAACCATGCCACTTGGGCCAGGTTCCTCAAATCGCTGCGGCTGATCGTCATCGACGAGCTTCACGCTTACTCCGGCGTATTCGGCGCCCACGTTGCCGGAATCCTGCGCAGGCTCTTCCGCTTGGCGAATTGGCACGGGGCAAACCCACTGGTCGTCTCCGCCAGCGCCACTATCCTCGATCCAGCCGGGCACGCTGGTCGCCTCACAGGCCGAAGTTTCGAGGCTGTAACCCATGACGGCTCCCGCAAGTTCGAGCGCCGGATCTTCGTCCTGGATTCAACCACGTTTGACCTCCAGGCGACGGCCCGCTGGCTCGGACGTTCGGTCATCGACGGCCACAAGACTCTCGCGTTCAGCCAGAGTCGGCAAGCCGCCGAGTGGCTCACTCTGAAAACTCGCGAATTCCTGCACCGGGAGGGTTACCCCACCACCTGGGTCGAAACTTATCGTTCAGGATTGACGGCCAAGGACCGCCGGAAGACAGAGGCAGGATTTCGTGAAGGCAGGATACTCGGCATTTCCGCAACCTCTGCGCTTGAGCTCGGCATTGATATCGGTAGCCTTGAACGAGTCCTCTTGAACGGATATCCCGGCAGCCGCGCGTCGTTCTGGCAGCAGATTGGCCGTGTGGGACGCGGACAGGCTGGCGAGGCCTACTATCTTCCTAAACTGGATGCCCTCGACGAATATGTCGGCCGCACGCTTGGGGAGATAAGGGACCAGCCGGTCGAATCCACCCCGCTCGCGATGGACAATCCCTACGTGGCCCGCTCCCAGCTCAGGTGCGCCGCCTTCGAACGCGCTCTCGCTCCGGAAGAGGTTGATGCATGGTCACCCGCCGCTGCAGCCGCTGCCGAAACGATGGAGGAAGATGGAGAGCTCGTGCGGCAGGCTGGGCGCCTCTATTACCCCTCCCATTCCAATCCCGCGCCGCAGATTTCAATTCGTGGCAGCGGGAGAGACCAGATCAAGCTGGTCGCAGGCTTACAGGAGTTGGGCACGCTGGATAGAAGCCGCGCTCTCCGAGAAGCCCATCCCGGCGCAATCTACCTTCATCGGGGTGAGAAGTACCGCGTTGTGGATCTGGACCTGTCGGCCGGTGTGGCGAGGATCGAGGCTGATGACGCGGCGGGAACGACCGAGCCGATCGTCCAGCATGTCGTTTCGCGTGGGCCCGCGGCCGGACGCCGCGGAACGTTCACCTTGGAAGGAGTCACCGCGACAACTTTGGTGACCGGCCACCGAACAACCGACCCAGTCCCGGAAACCGTATCCCTGGACCTGCCTACCGACTCTTTCGATTCGATCGGCGCCGTGACCGAAGTAGCTTGGGACGTTTCAGCGGAGGCGATCCATGGCGCCGAGCACGTTCTTGTTGCTGCCGCAACGCTCCTCACCGGTTGCCACCCCAACGACCTGCTCTCTACCTGGTCGAGCCCGTCCGAGGACGGCCCCGGTCTCCTCGCCATTTTCGACGCCTCTCCGGGTGGGAACGGAGTTACCGAGTCCGCCTTCGCCGAACTCCCCCGCTGGCTGGACACGGCTGCTTCGATTCTCGATACCTGTTCTTGCAAGGCAGGGTGCCCCTCTTGTCTCTTCAGTCCACGATGTCCCTATTCCAACGAGTGGTTGGACAAGGCTGCCACCTTGCTCTTGCTGCGCGGCTGGGCTCGTGAAATTTAAGCCGCCAACCGATTATTTCGGAAGCGATGACGCCGTTACGAGGAAAACGACTGGGTGATTTACTGCTCGATTCGGGCCTGATCACGAGCGACCAGCTCGAAAAGGCAATCCGCTATCAGGCTGAAAAACGAATCTTGCTCGGGCAAGCCATCCATGACCTCGGTTATGCCCCAGAAATCGAGGTACTCAAGGTCGTAGCTCGGCAATTCGATGTCGATCCGTGGGACATGACCGCTCATCCTCCGGATCCAAGCGTCCGGGATTCAATCGATGGCGAAATCTGCCGCCGCTTTGGCGTTATTCCCCTGCAGCGCAAGGAGGATCGGCTTTGGCTCGGGATGCGGAATCCGAATGATCTCGAGGTTCTCGATCTCGTACAGGGGAAGGTCAAGGAACGCGTCATCCCCGTCCTCGTGTCCGAACGACTCCTCAAGATCCAGCTTGTGGAAGCTTATGGGGACACCATGGAAGAGAGGGTTGGCATGCTGGTTCAACAGGCCCTCGACGAATCCGTCGGGCACCGAGCCGTATATGAATCCCAAGAGACCGCCGCTTTAACCGAGGAAGACACCGCGCCGGTCGTCGAGCTTGTCAATCAGGTTTTGGGCGACGCTATCCGCTCCCATGCAAGCGATATCCACTTCGAACCGCGGCAAAATCAAGTCGATATTCGCTTTCGCATCGACGGACGACTCGTCGAAGTCCGCCAGTTTCCGAAAAGCCTCCATGGAATGGTTTGCGCGCGCATCAAGATCATGGCTGAGCTCGATATCGTCGAGCACCGCCTGCCCCAGGATGGCCGGTTCAGCGCGAAAATCGACAATCGGACGGTCGACCTGCGGATCTCCGTTCTGCCCCACTATCACGGACCCCGGATCGTGCTTCGGATCCTCGATCGAGCGGTAGCACTGAAAAAGGTATCGGAGCTAGGCCTGAGTGACCATAACGTTCATGCGTTTACTTCCCTGATCCGCAAGCCCTACGGCATGATTCTTCTGACCGGACCTACCGGCAGCGGCAAGACGACGACGCTGTACGCCGCCCTTAACAGCCTGAAGGACGTGGCGACGAATATCATGACCTGCGAGGATCCTGTCGAGTACGACATCGAGGGAATCAACCAGTCCCAAGTTAATGAAAAGGTGGGCTTGAATTTTGCCAGTCAGCTTCGGGCCATTCTGCGACAGGACCCAGACATCGTCCTCGTCGGCGAGATTCGGGACAAGGAAACTGCAGATACGGCGATCCGGGCCGCGCTTACAGGCCACCTGGTCTTAAGCACACTTCACGCAAACGACGCCCCTAGCGCGGTTCCACGCCTTCTTGATATGGGGATTGACCCGTTCCTGCTCAGTAGCTCGCTGATCGGCGTCATTTCCCAAAGGCTCCTGCGAAGGAACTGCCCCCACTGTGCGACATCCAGGGCAATCCTTCCGCATGAACTAGCACTGCTTCAGTGCTACTTGGGATCGACACGTGTCGAGACGCTCAAAGAGGGCACGGGATGCCCCCGCTGCAAAGAGGGCTTCCGAGGGAGAACCGGGATCCATGAAGTCATGGTCGTCACGCCCGAAGTCGGACATGCGATCGCCGATCAAAGGCCGGTCGATGCCTTGCGGAGCATCGCCAGGGAGTATGGGTACCGCACGATGCAGCACGATTCCCTGGAGCGCGTTGTGGGGGGTGAGACGACGCTCGCCGAAGCCCAGCGCCTGGTTTTCTTCGATGAGTTCCAGCGCACTAGCCAAGAGCACTTTGTCGCTAGACCATCCGACCAGGAACCCCCAGCAGAGGCCGTTAACCGGCCCGCCGCTTAGGCAACGAACTTGTACCCCACGCCGCGAACGGTCATAAGGCGCCGGGGGTTGCTTGGATCCTGCTCGATGCGCTCTCGGAGCCACCGTACGTGGACGTCGACGGTTCTGGAATGCACGAACGAATCCTGACCCCACACTCGATCGAGGAGGGTGTCGCGCGAAAACACCTGTCCTGCGTTTTGGGCAAGGAAGTAGAGCAAGGCGAACTCCTTCGGGGCCAGGCTGATCGGCGAATCATCCAGAAAGGTTTCGTGGGTTCTCGGGTCGATCCGCAGATTCCCTAGCTCGATTGCATCCTGGAGGACGTCGCCGGCCGTGCGGCGCAGGACGGCCTTTACCCTCGCCGCGAGCTCGGTCAAGTTGAAGGGCTTGGTGACGTAGTCGTCGCCACCAAGCTCAAGGCCGGCCACGCGATCATCTTCGCTGGCCCGCGCGGTCAGAAAAATGATTGGCGTTCGGCTGTCACGGCGGATCGCTCTGCAGAGGTCGAAACCCGACCGATTGGGGAGCATGACATCGAGGATGATGAGGTCCGGCTTGATCTGGCGAAACGTGCGAATGCCGTCCTCAGCCGTACCGGCCTTAAAGACCGAAAAGCCTTCGCGGCGCAGCTTGTGTTCGATGGTTTCAACAATGGTGGGTTCGTCGTCGATAACGAGGACTTTCATGTGGCGATGATCTCTACATTCGCTCGTGGAACGCAGACTTCCTCACCGGTATCCAGGCGCGCCATCAGGACCCGGACCTCCGTGCCGGATTCGACGACTTGAAGCTGAGCGGGAAGGTCGGTGACCGAGCCGAGTCGGCCAAAGTAGGGCTCTCGGATAATGCGGATCGGCGTTCCTGGCTTCAGTTCCATTGCTGGCTGTTGATTGCTGTCTGCGGTTCCGGTAACGTCCGTCGGCACGATGATCTCGGGACGAATGACGCCCGCGCGGATCTGGGTCGCGCCGTTCAGACTTGCCGACTTGCCTTCCAGAGACTTCAGCAGATTGAAAGTCCGCTCCGCCATGTTGAGAGTTCCGAACCCTTCCGTCACCATGATGGTAAGCGGAATCGATTCCTGTCCCGTAATGGCCACGCCGATGTCGTAGCCCAGGAATTTGATGAGGTCGTTGTCGCGAATGCCTCCGGCGATCAGGCCGATGACACCGTTTTCTGATGCCTTCATGATCGCCTCGTAGGTGATTCCGGAGCCCCCGATCAGGATCTTGCCCGCATCATCGGCTTGGATGTGGTTGGTGTCGAGGACTTCGGCATTGGAGGCAACCGCCATTCGAATCGTGCCCGTGCGCTCACCACCGACGCCAAAAATGCCCTGAACCAGCGCACACCGCGTTTCGATGATCGCGCCTTCTTCAGGCATCACTTCGGCAACATGGCCCTCGATGTAGGCCGCGATACCGACCGGAATCGAGGCTTCTCTAACCAGGACCGAGCCGCTTACCTCGGAGACGGCCTCAACAGTACCGGCGTAATCGCTGAAGATAGGCTTCTTGCCGATGCCGAAAAAGCCCTTGGTTTCCGCAATCTGCTGGCCCCGGTCGATGGCATCGCCCTCCTTCAGACGGAAGAGAGCCTTGATTTCGTTGGCCTCAACGCCAAGCACGTCGGCTAGCTTGATCGTTTGAAGCATGCCCGGCAACAACGCTCGTGCGACCGTATCGTGAGGATTCACCCGGTCTCCGGGATTCACGAGAACCTCGCCCTTGATCGGCAATCGACGGATACGCCGCACGACGGTGTCGGCGGTCACGGACAAACCAGGAGTGTATGCGCTGCCCAACTTCAGATCTCCAACAAATGGGCGACGAATCGCATCGTCGCCCGCACCCCTATCAGTATGGCAGGGAAGCGGATTTTCAAGCTGCGGAAGCCCCTTCCGGCATTCCCATCGAAGCTACCGGCGAATTGTTAAGACCGCTTTAAAGACAATCAGCGGAGAGTCCTGAAGCCTCAGGCCGGATATCCTGAAGCACGATGCCTAGGATCGGGGGAACGACAAGCTGAAAGCGAGGATCTTGACCGCGATCATCGCAATTCCCGTTGTCCTTGCCGCAGCGATGTGGCAACCCCACTGGCCCTTTGCCCTGATCGCAATTGCTGCCTGCGCCGTCTGCCAGTCGGAGTTGTTTCGGATGCTTGCAACGCCGGGCGTGCCGCTGCCTCTTCTTTCACTGGCGGCCGCTGCGGCTCTTCAGGTTCCAGTACCCCAGAAGCCACTCCCATTGGCGATAACCGCCGGCGTCATGGTTTTGGCAGGCGTCGGCGCCCTCATCGGATGGCTGCGGCAACGACTGAAGGCAGGTATCGCCGCCACCTTCGGCGGGCTGTGGATCGACGCACCCCTGGCGTTGTTGATCATTCTCCACGGTTTTGGCGAGGACTGGGGCGCCTTCGCCCCCAATCTCGTCATCCTCTGCCTCGTTCCGCTCTGGATCGGCGATACCGCCGGGCTGTTCGTCGGTAAGGCTCTGGGACGACATCCGATGGCGCCTGCCATTTCTCCAAAGAAAACTTGGGAGGGCGCGATTGGCAACCTCCTTGGCTGCATGGTCGGCGCGTGGCTGCTCGGAGAGTGGCTCGCGGTGGAGCCCTGGCGGTGGATTGGGGTTGGAATCGCAACCGGGATCCTTGGCCAGGCGGGGGACCTGTTCGAAAGCGCTCTCAAGCGGAAGTCCGAGGTCAAGGATAGCGGCAAGCTGCTGCCCGGGCACGGGGGCCTCCTCGACCGCCTCGATTCAACGCTGATGTCGGCCATTCCGGCCGCTTTGGTTTTACTGCTATAGCGGTCGCTAAAGCCTAACGTACGGCCGGATCTGTTCCAGCTTCTTGGGACCGATACCCTTGACGGCATCCAGCTCATCCACCGTCTTGAACCCCCCGGCTTGGCTGCGGTACTCGATGATTTTCGCGGCGGTGGCCGGACCGATACCGGGCAACCGCTCTAATTCGGCAGCACCGGCGGAGTTTATGGAAATCGAGTTCGGCGCGGGCAGATTGGTCTTCTTGCCACTTGACCGGGGGCTTCCCTTGGGCGAAGAGAGGAAGCCCGCGACCGGAGTCGAGACCCCCGGTCCCGGAACCGTGATCTTCATGCCGTCGACGACCAGTTCGGCCAAGTTTAGCGAGTCGAGTTCGGCGCCTTCGGTGGCGCCGCCGGCGGCTCGAATGGCATCCATGACGCGGGCATCCCGCTTCAGCTCCACCATCCCTGGCCGTTTCACCGCTCCGGCCACGTGAACGACCACGTTACCGCTGGAGGCGGCAAATGCCGACATACCATTTGCGCCCTGGGTGGTCCGCTTTAGCACGCTCGTGCCCAACCATGACATGCCGATGACGGCAACCGCCGCCATACCGTACCGACCGAGTTTCTGTGATGAATTCACGATTGCCCTGGCCGCAATTTTAGCGAGGGCCAGTGTCAGGATGTCAACACAGTCCTCTGGAAAACTTGTGGATAACCCTGCCTACGGCTGCGATTCGGATAAGTCGACTCGACCGGGGGCGACATCTGCGGGCTTGCGGAAGACGCCCTGGACCGTAGCGCGCATTTCGTCGCTCGGCGTGACCAAGTGTTTCGGCTTATCGGCGCCGAATGGTAGGAGAACGGTCACCCGCCGGTTGCTGAAGTGAAAGGGATCCTCCGCCTTGCGGGGCTGGGTATCGGCATAGGCGCGGACTCCAAGCAGCTGATTGGCCCTTACGCCGCCGGCGATCAAAGCGCGCCGGACGGCTGCCGCGCGTGCCCCGGAAAGATCCCAGTTATCGTAGGCGCCGGAAAGGGGTCTCGCATCCGTATGGCCGTCGATGAACATGCTGCGACCGCTCCTTGCCAGCACTGGGGCGACTTGTGAGATCAGGTGGCGGGCGGCGGGCTGGACTTCCGAGGAGCCGAGCTTGAAAAAGACCTCGCCGTTGTTCTCAATGAACTCGATCAACAGCCCCTCCTGGGTGAGCGTGATGGAGACATTCTTCAGCAATTCTTGAACATCAGTGGCACCCCCGCTTCCGCTTCCCTCCAGGGCAGCCTGAACCTGGCTTTGAAGCTGGCGTGCGTCTTCTTGCTCCTGCCGGAAGTGGGTATCGCCGGGACCGGCCTTTTCCACCTTCTTCGAGTAGGGCATTCCGGGAACGTGGATCACGCTGTTTGACCGTGGCTCATTCTTCACAAAGCCAAGCGGATCGTTGAAATAGCCTTGAATCTGGGCCCGGGTTTCATCGGACAGACCCATGATCCACATGACCATAAAGAAGGCCATCATCGCCGTCACGAAGTCGGCGTAGGCGACCTTCCAGGATCCGCCGTGATGCCCGTGCTCGCCATGGCCGCGCTTCTTCTTGATGATTACCGCGCCGACATCGCTCACGCGGCATCCTTCTCCTTAACCGCCTTCTCCATTTCCTGGAACCCGGGCCGGACGGCTGGCTCGATGTTGCGCCGTGCGAACTCGATACAGGTGATTGGCGACTCACCGCGAGCGAAGCTAAACAGCGCGAAGCGGATGCAGTTCATGTACTGTTCTTCACTGCGCAGCCGCATCATCATCGCCTTGCTCAAAGGTGCGAACACGCCGTAAGCCAGCAGGATGCCGAGGAACGTTCCGACGAGGGCGGCGGCGACCGAATGGCCGATAGCAGCTGCCTCGCCCCCGATCTTGCCCATCGTGATGATAACGCCGAGAACGGCGGCAACGATCCCGAATCCGGGCATCGCGTCACCGACAGTCTGCATCGCTTCGGCTGGCACTTTGGCCTCGCTGTGGCCGGTTTCCAGGTCGATTTCCATCATTTCGCTGAGGTCATGGGGACTGACCGCACCGGTGAGGATCACCTTGAGCGTGTCGCAGAAGAAATCGACCGCATGATGGTTGCCAAGGAAGCTCGGAAACTTCTTGATGATGTCCGACTCGGTCGGATTTTCGACATGCTTCTCCAGCCCAAGCAATCCCTCCTTTCGAGCTATGTTAAAGAGTTGAAACATCATCTTTAACACATCGACGTAGGCTTGCTTGTTAAAGGGATCGGGCTTCAGAAGGCCCATAACCGACTTGATCGCGCCGGTCAGGTTCGACATGCCATGAGCAGCAATGAACGAGCCGAAGCCGCATCCGCCAAGAATAACGAATTCGTTGATCTGGATCAGGACGGCGATGTTGCCACCGTGCATCAGGTAGCCGACCATAACGGCTCCCATACAAACGACTAGCCCGATAATGACAAACATGGCGCGCCCTACAGCCTCGAATAACCTATTCCACAGATCCGCCCCCATCTTGAGACAATTGCGAGCGGCAAAATTTGGGGATAAGTCGGCCGGTTCGCGGCGGGGGCTGAGTCAAAATCGTCCTTAATCTGGCTTATGAGTGCGGCAGCGGCGAGTTTTGGAGGTTTGGAGCCGAATTCGGGCCGAATTCGACTGCTGGACCCGCTCACCATCGACCAGATTGCCGCCGGTGAGGTAATCGAGCGGCCAGCCTCCGCCGTAAAGGAACTCGTTGAGAACGCGATCGACGCCGGTGCCACTCAGATCGCCGTGACTCTGGAGGAGGCAGGGCGGCGAC contains:
- the tatC gene encoding Sec-independent protein translocase protein TatC yields the protein MAGWFLQPYVYERLSHLARDSFTLPQGVEYKEAFKSITEPFMLKLKVAFYIGLVIVFPFVVTQVWGFIEPGLKPHERKPLRRLAPISVLLFLLGAFFCWLILPSALNWFIGYVVEFQGVEIIQEPGNLVFFILKMLLAFGIGFQLPVVVFFLAKVGILGTGTLTRYWRQATVILFFGSAMLTPSNDLFSMLMMAVPLTILFFLSIWAVKLTSRGSIESAD
- the walR_2 gene encoding Transcriptional regulatory protein WalR; its protein translation is MKVLVIDDEPTIVETIEHKLRREGFSVFKAGTAEDGIRTFRQIKPDLIILDVMLPNRSGFDLCRAIRRDSRTPIIFLTARASEDDRVAGLELGGDDYVTKPFNLTELAARVKAVLRRTAGDVLQDAIELGNLRIDPRTHETFLDDSPISLAPKEFALLYFLAQNAGQVFSRDTLLDRVWGQDSFVHSRTVDVHVRWLRERIEQDPSNPRRLMTVRGVGYKFVA
- the comEA gene encoding ComE operon protein 1: MAAVAVIGMSWLGTSVLKRTTQGANGMSAFAASSGNVVVHVAGAVKRPGMVELKRDARVMDAIRAAGGATEGAELDSLNLAELVVDGMKITVPGPGVSTPVAGFLSSPKGSPRSSGKKTNLPAPNSISINSAGAAELERLPGIGPATAAKIIEYRSQAGGFKTVDELDAVKGIGPKKLEQIRPYVRL
- the motB gene encoding Motility protein B: MSDVGAVIIKKKRGHGEHGHHGGSWKVAYADFVTAMMAFFMVMWIMGLSDETRAQIQGYFNDPLGFVKNEPRSNSVIHVPGMPYSKKVEKAGPGDTHFRQEQEDARQLQSQVQAALEGSGSGGATDVQELLKNVSITLTQEGLLIEFIENNGEVFFKLGSSEVQPAARHLISQVAPVLARSGRSMFIDGHTDARPLSGAYDNWDLSGARAAAVRRALIAGGVRANQLLGVRAYADTQPRKAEDPFHFSNRRVTVLLPFGADKPKHLVTPSDEMRATVQGVFRKPADVAPGRVDLSESQP
- the motA gene encoding Motility protein A, coding for MGADLWNRLFEAVGRAMFVIIGLVVCMGAVMVGYLMHGGNIAVLIQINEFVILGGCGFGSFIAAHGMSNLTGAIKSVMGLLKPDPFNKQAYVDVLKMMFQLFNIARKEGLLGLEKHVENPTESDIIKKFPSFLGNHHAVDFFCDTLKVILTGAVSPHDLSEMMEIDLETGHSEAKVPAEAMQTVGDAMPGFGIVAAVLGVIITMGKIGGEAAAIGHSVAAALVGTFLGILLAYGVFAPLSKAMMMRLRSEEQYMNCIRFALFSFARGESPITCIEFARRNIEPAVRPGFQEMEKAVKEKDAA